Proteins from a single region of Oikeobacillus pervagus:
- a CDS encoding M3 family oligoendopeptidase, whose amino-acid sequence MKFHEYQYKRPNIAEIDKEMTELLTAFQKASSAEEQNELMKKINIIRNDVSTMMNICLIRHTIDTYDEYYKQEQDYMDELAPKMDGITADFYQCLVTSPYREELEEKWGKQLFLLAEMQLKTFSKEIVPLLEKENKLSSQYTKLVASAKIHFEGEERNLAQMEPFAESHDRTFRKQATEARFQFFADHEEEFDSIYDELVRVRTEIAKKLGYQNFVELGYLRMSRVDYNAEMVKTFRNQVKEYIVPIATELRNRQKQRIGVEDLKFYDESFEFSSGNAVPKGSPQWIIKNGEKMYTELSSETGEFFRYMVERDLMDLVAKKGKAGGGYCTLIENEQSPFIFSNFNGTSGDIDVLTHEAGHAFQVYRSRHFEIPEYYWPTYEACEIHSMSMEFFTWPWMELFFQEDAKKYKFSHLSGAILFLPYGVAVDEFQHFVYEHPEATPAERKQAWKDLEKVYLPHRDYDGFDYLERGGFWQKQGHIYNDPFYYIDYTLAQVCALQFWKRSLENRKEAWKDYVRICEIGGSLSFTEIVKKAHLISPFEEGCVKTVMEPIRKWLGNVEDGSL is encoded by the coding sequence TTGAAATTTCATGAATATCAGTATAAACGTCCGAATATAGCGGAAATTGATAAAGAAATGACGGAATTGCTTACAGCCTTTCAGAAGGCTTCTTCAGCCGAGGAGCAAAACGAGTTGATGAAAAAAATAAATATTATTCGCAATGATGTCAGTACGATGATGAATATTTGTCTGATTCGTCACACCATTGATACATATGATGAGTATTACAAACAAGAACAAGATTATATGGATGAATTAGCCCCTAAAATGGATGGAATTACAGCTGACTTTTACCAATGCTTAGTTACCTCTCCATATCGTGAGGAATTAGAAGAGAAATGGGGAAAGCAGCTTTTTTTATTAGCCGAAATGCAGTTGAAAACCTTCTCAAAAGAAATCGTCCCCTTATTAGAAAAAGAAAATAAACTATCATCACAATATACGAAATTAGTGGCTTCCGCCAAAATTCATTTTGAAGGCGAAGAAAGAAATCTTGCCCAAATGGAGCCATTTGCGGAATCTCATGATCGTACTTTTAGGAAGCAGGCAACAGAAGCACGCTTTCAATTTTTCGCGGATCATGAGGAGGAATTCGATTCCATTTATGATGAATTAGTAAGAGTCCGAACAGAAATAGCAAAAAAATTGGGGTACCAAAATTTTGTTGAGTTAGGTTATTTAAGAATGTCGCGTGTTGATTATAATGCTGAGATGGTGAAAACATTTCGAAACCAAGTGAAGGAATATATTGTTCCAATAGCGACTGAACTAAGAAACCGACAAAAGCAACGGATCGGAGTGGAGGACCTTAAATTCTATGATGAATCATTTGAATTTTCATCAGGAAATGCTGTACCAAAAGGTTCACCACAATGGATTATCAAAAATGGTGAGAAAATGTATACGGAATTGTCGAGCGAAACGGGTGAGTTTTTTCGCTATATGGTCGAAAGGGACTTGATGGACTTAGTTGCAAAAAAGGGCAAGGCCGGCGGCGGATATTGTACCTTAATTGAAAATGAACAATCTCCGTTTATCTTTTCGAATTTTAATGGAACTTCCGGGGATATTGATGTGTTAACACATGAGGCAGGACACGCATTCCAAGTGTATAGAAGCAGACATTTTGAGATTCCAGAATACTACTGGCCTACATATGAAGCCTGTGAAATTCATTCGATGAGTATGGAGTTCTTTACATGGCCATGGATGGAATTGTTTTTTCAAGAAGACGCTAAAAAATATAAATTCTCACATTTAAGTGGGGCGATATTATTTTTACCATATGGAGTGGCGGTTGATGAGTTTCAACATTTTGTATATGAACATCCTGAGGCAACACCTGCAGAGCGTAAACAAGCGTGGAAAGACTTGGAGAAAGTGTATTTACCACATCGTGATTATGATGGATTCGATTACTTGGAAAGAGGTGGCTTCTGGCAAAAACAGGGGCATATTTACAATGATCCCTTTTATTATATTGATTATACACTTGCTCAAGTCTGCGCCCTGCAATTTTGGAAACGGTCGTTAGAGAATCGAAAAGAGGCATGGAAGGATTATGTTCGTATTTGTGAAATAGGTGGTAGTCTTTCTTTTACTGAAATTGTAAAAAAGGCTCATTTAATTTCTCCTTTTGAGGAGGGGTGTGTCAAAACGGTTATGGAACCTATAAGAAAATGGTTAGGAAATGTGGAGGATGGCTCATTGTAA
- a CDS encoding MarR family winged helix-turn-helix transcriptional regulator — MVKRNEIKQSLKLFIVLSRAYKAISEDVNEFIQEQGLNPTEFAVLELLFHKGPQPLQQIGNKILLASGSITYVVDKLEKKKLLKRVSCPKDRRVTYAEISEEGKNFIEDIFPQHERNIHQLMNVLSNEEKDEVIRLLKKLGLSIKNLSY, encoded by the coding sequence ATGGTAAAAAGAAATGAAATAAAGCAATCTTTAAAATTATTTATTGTTTTGTCCAGAGCCTATAAAGCAATTAGTGAGGATGTGAATGAATTTATTCAAGAGCAAGGGTTAAATCCGACAGAATTTGCTGTTTTAGAATTGTTATTTCATAAAGGGCCTCAGCCTCTACAACAAATAGGGAATAAAATATTATTAGCATCAGGAAGCATTACCTATGTGGTGGATAAGCTAGAAAAGAAAAAATTATTAAAGAGGGTATCATGTCCGAAGGATCGACGTGTGACCTATGCCGAAATTTCTGAAGAAGGGAAGAATTTTATTGAGGATATTTTTCCACAACATGAAAGGAATATTCATCAATTAATGAATGTATTGTCGAATGAGGAGAAGGATGAAGTCATTCGGTTATTAAAGAAACTAGGGTTATCAATTAAAAATTTATCTTATTAA
- a CDS encoding PAS domain-containing sensor histidine kinase has translation MSKQKQICVYFLIVIIPTIISVLVFFNFLKEREKAETDRHLEWVASIHKKQMDQFIGETMISNNILAVSFEPMLGQLNSIKATLIKTIDKDPRYGGIYLLDQNGNIITGTNDLLKQYNLKNMQYFKEVMLTKQTVVSEQQEKLVNGQSVLAVATPILNETDVKAVLVSHIRIDYIQNIMKLLTPEQTVTFVNAKEIPIFTVNGDSITQNDDSVVYPLDRLPWNIVLKKDYTIYENVIKQTFIFSIITFVLLHFLYLFFKYRMLKKQTIMERMQNEAQKLELIGTLAASTAHEIRNPLTGIKGLVQLLNEKYTDESDQFYFSVIDKEIARINQIVSEFLILGKPTVQKMQSIDINEIIKDLNPLIYSEANLYNVQYKVHLTENPLYIKCCKDQMKQVILNLAKNAFEAMASEGTLELSVEFNDHFCHIYLIDNGPGISEEDLANIFLPFFTSKESGTGLGLVVCKRIIEAFNGEIKLKSKVNEGTMVTLILPLG, from the coding sequence ATGTCGAAACAAAAACAAATATGTGTTTATTTTCTAATAGTCATTATTCCTACTATTATTTCCGTCCTCGTCTTTTTTAACTTTTTAAAAGAAAGAGAAAAAGCTGAGACCGATCGCCATTTGGAATGGGTTGCATCCATTCATAAAAAACAAATGGATCAATTTATCGGGGAAACAATGATAAGCAATAATATTTTGGCTGTTAGTTTTGAACCGATGTTAGGCCAGTTGAATAGCATAAAAGCCACTTTAATAAAGACAATTGATAAAGACCCTAGATACGGTGGGATTTACTTATTAGATCAAAATGGGAACATCATTACTGGCACAAATGATCTCCTTAAACAATATAATTTAAAAAATATGCAATACTTTAAAGAAGTGATGTTAACAAAACAAACGGTTGTTTCCGAACAGCAAGAGAAGTTGGTAAATGGTCAAAGTGTTTTAGCTGTGGCGACACCGATTCTAAATGAAACAGATGTAAAAGCTGTTCTAGTCTCTCATATACGGATTGACTACATACAAAACATTATGAAACTATTAACACCTGAGCAAACCGTTACATTTGTAAATGCAAAAGAAATTCCTATATTTACTGTGAATGGTGATTCAATCACCCAAAATGATGATTCTGTCGTCTACCCATTAGATCGACTTCCGTGGAATATCGTATTAAAAAAAGATTATACGATTTATGAGAATGTGATAAAACAAACGTTCATATTTTCTATTATTACTTTTGTTCTGCTTCATTTTCTATATTTGTTTTTTAAATATCGAATGTTAAAAAAACAAACAATCATGGAACGAATGCAAAATGAAGCGCAAAAACTAGAATTAATCGGGACGCTCGCTGCTAGTACGGCCCACGAAATTCGCAATCCATTAACAGGGATTAAAGGTCTCGTCCAACTATTAAATGAAAAGTATACGGATGAATCAGACCAATTTTATTTCTCAGTTATTGATAAAGAAATCGCGAGAATTAATCAAATTGTAAGTGAATTCCTAATCCTTGGAAAGCCCACTGTCCAAAAAATGCAATCCATTGATATTAACGAAATTATTAAGGATTTAAATCCACTTATTTATTCGGAAGCTAATTTGTATAATGTTCAGTATAAAGTCCATTTAACGGAAAATCCTCTTTATATCAAATGTTGTAAGGATCAAATGAAGCAAGTGATTTTGAATTTAGCCAAAAATGCTTTCGAAGCGATGGCTTCTGAAGGAACATTGGAACTTTCAGTGGAATTCAACGATCATTTTTGCCATATTTATTTAATTGATAATGGTCCAGGTATTTCCGAAGAGGATTTAGCAAATATTTTTCTTCCGTTTTTCACTTCCAAAGAAAGTGGAACAGGACTGGGGTTAGTCGTATGTAAACGAATTATTGAAGCATTTAACGGAGAAATAAAATTGAAAAGTAAAGTAAACGAAGGAACAATGGTGACACTTATTTTACCTTTAGGCTAG
- a CDS encoding aspartyl-phosphate phosphatase Spo0E family protein produces the protein MKYSIDEKQELLEKIQTKREEMTYYGQRLGLGASETIRCSQELDQLLNKYQAMQQSFFRFVKRNGESRVMSFVIMERKVLTESGK, from the coding sequence GTGAAATATTCAATTGATGAAAAACAAGAGCTCTTAGAGAAAATTCAAACAAAGCGAGAGGAAATGACGTATTATGGACAAAGATTAGGGCTCGGCGCTAGCGAAACCATTCGATGCAGCCAAGAATTAGATCAACTATTAAACAAGTATCAAGCGATGCAACAGTCATTTTTTCGTTTTGTAAAAAGAAATGGGGAAAGTAGGGTCATGTCATTCGTTATTATGGAAAGGAAGGTTCTTACAGAATCAGGGAAATAA
- a CDS encoding methylated-DNA--[protein]-cysteine S-methyltransferase: protein MTQYFLTFHCILGPLSIVANDSSITSIEFEVIEEKEDCLFQPDHPILQQAERELLEYFQGERKLFSVPIFYEGTVFQRAVWEALLQIPYGETCSYQDIAEKIGKPKAVRAVGQANKANAIPIIIPCHRVIGKNKKLTGYAGKQIDKKESLLKIEKAFEEIKL, encoded by the coding sequence TTGACTCAATATTTTCTAACTTTCCATTGCATACTAGGACCCCTTTCCATTGTTGCGAATGATTCCTCTATTACTTCCATCGAATTCGAAGTAATAGAGGAAAAAGAAGATTGCCTATTTCAACCTGATCATCCAATATTGCAACAGGCAGAGAGAGAATTGCTAGAATATTTTCAAGGGGAGCGAAAACTATTTTCAGTTCCAATTTTTTACGAAGGTACTGTTTTCCAACGGGCGGTCTGGGAAGCATTACTTCAAATTCCTTACGGGGAGACATGCTCTTATCAAGATATCGCCGAAAAGATTGGAAAGCCAAAAGCAGTGCGCGCGGTTGGACAGGCCAATAAAGCGAATGCTATTCCAATCATCATCCCGTGCCATCGAGTGATTGGAAAGAATAAAAAGCTAACAGGGTATGCAGGGAAACAAATCGATAAAAAGGAAAGTTTGCTTAAAATCGAAAAGGCCTTTGAAGAAATAAAGTTGTAA